The Chryseolinea soli genome contains a region encoding:
- a CDS encoding DUF6443 domain-containing protein, protein MRHILSITTIGFGILFGTLTGWADPMTITRTTAGTATCIGQTYQYHASESGDVVWSIQGGTIVSSNDDDVSVIWNATSGTLTGHLETLVRVCQSPDPCVWEPYTFDGSLSVTATPIALSLSASPTLVCPGQQVVLTASSGGTTITWSGSGVDGLSGASQTVNPTATTTYTATTTNGNCSLSKNAVVTVQISPPNVPVQPQISLNTCGNKIIHSGLPPANVQWYWQQTDQGTSMAMSSTLDVEAPQSGQYYLRAYSPTCGWSTTSRVVTVNVDKTITCQNLNYIVSTTVLRKNVTVEGDINTLPAEDVQRQTSYFNGLGWSTQEVSWQASPSHADIIQPIEYDEFGRQAVKYLPYADGSGTGWFRENPLGSNGNYVTSNQYTFYNQPGSSIATDVAPFAKTIFEPSPLNRVWKQGAPGVTWQPNNDINSLTDKTIKKRYPTNKADEVLFFTYDVASNSLSVGTSASINFYDPNELVGDVTYDENENEIVTFTDKKGRMICKRVQYGTSGTTKLYASTYYIYDNKDKLILVLPPEAIVEILKQYY, encoded by the coding sequence ATGCGACACATTCTTTCTATAACAACGATTGGCTTCGGCATCCTATTCGGGACATTGACCGGGTGGGCCGATCCGATGACCATCACGCGAACCACCGCAGGGACGGCAACATGCATAGGGCAAACGTATCAATATCACGCATCCGAAAGCGGGGATGTGGTGTGGTCCATCCAGGGCGGAACCATCGTCTCCTCCAATGACGATGACGTTTCTGTTATTTGGAACGCCACCAGCGGAACGCTAACGGGTCATTTGGAAACCCTGGTCCGCGTGTGCCAATCCCCCGATCCGTGCGTGTGGGAACCCTATACCTTTGATGGTAGCCTTTCCGTTACAGCCACACCTATCGCACTTAGTCTGTCAGCGTCTCCCACGCTGGTCTGCCCGGGACAACAAGTGGTGCTGACGGCCTCCAGTGGAGGAACAACCATTACGTGGAGTGGTAGCGGCGTCGACGGATTGTCGGGGGCAAGCCAGACCGTTAACCCCACAGCAACCACCACCTACACGGCAACCACCACGAACGGAAATTGTTCCCTTTCAAAAAATGCTGTTGTCACGGTTCAAATCTCTCCCCCTAATGTGCCTGTGCAGCCACAAATTTCCCTCAACACTTGTGGGAACAAAATTATTCACAGTGGACTTCCTCCGGCCAATGTGCAATGGTATTGGCAACAGACCGACCAGGGGACCAGCATGGCCATGAGCTCCACCTTGGATGTTGAGGCTCCACAGTCCGGGCAATACTACTTGCGCGCCTACAGCCCCACCTGCGGATGGAGCACCACCTCGAGAGTCGTCACCGTTAACGTGGACAAGACCATTACCTGTCAGAATCTTAATTATATAGTCTCTACAACGGTGCTGCGGAAAAATGTGACCGTTGAAGGCGACATAAATACATTGCCGGCAGAAGATGTTCAACGACAGACGAGTTATTTCAATGGGTTGGGATGGAGCACCCAGGAGGTTTCCTGGCAGGCATCGCCATCGCATGCCGATATCATTCAACCTATCGAATACGACGAGTTTGGTAGACAGGCTGTAAAATACTTACCCTATGCCGATGGTAGCGGCACGGGCTGGTTCAGGGAGAACCCCCTCGGAAGCAACGGAAACTATGTAACGTCAAATCAATATACGTTCTACAATCAACCGGGCTCATCCATTGCGACCGACGTTGCCCCATTTGCCAAAACCATTTTTGAACCGAGTCCTTTGAACCGCGTATGGAAGCAAGGTGCCCCGGGAGTTACATGGCAACCCAACAACGACATCAATAGTCTCACCGATAAAACTATAAAAAAACGCTACCCGACTAATAAGGCCGATGAGGTGTTATTCTTCACCTACGATGTGGCATCCAACAGTCTCAGTGTTGGCACTAGCGCCTCTATAAATTTTTACGATCCTAATGAGCTTGTCGGCGATGTGACCTACGACGAAAATGAGAACGAGATCGTCACGTTCACGGATAAGAAAGGCCGCATGATTTGCAAACGGGTTCAATACGGCACCAGTGGTACTACCAAGCTGTACGCCAGCACCTACTACATCTACGACAATAAGGATAAACTGATCTTGGTGCTTCCCCCGGAAGCGATTGTTGAGATCTTAAAACAATACTATTAA